Proteins encoded in a region of the Moritella marina ATCC 15381 genome:
- a CDS encoding SDR family oxidoreductase codes for MTRKNILITGASSGLGRGMAIEFAKSGHNLALCARRLDNLVALKAELLALNPHIQIEIKPLDVNEHEQVFTVFHEFKAEFGTLDRIIVNAGLGKGGSVGTGFFKANLQTAQTNFIAALAQCEAALEIFRAQNAGHLVTISSISAVRGFRRALTVYAATKSALTSLTEGIRIDVMDTPIKVSCIHPGFIRTEMNEKVKTAPFMIDAEAGCKAIVKAINKEKANSYVPSYPWAIMHLLLRVAPTRLIRRMS; via the coding sequence ATGACACGGAAGAACATATTGATCACAGGCGCAAGTTCAGGGTTGGGCCGAGGTATGGCCATCGAATTTGCAAAATCAGGTCATAACTTAGCACTTTGTGCACGTAGACTTGATAATTTAGTTGCACTGAAAGCAGAACTCTTAGCCCTCAATCCTCACATCCAAATCGAAATAAAACCTCTTGATGTCAATGAACATGAACAAGTCTTCACTGTTTTCCATGAATTCAAAGCTGAATTTGGTACGCTTGATCGTATTATTGTTAATGCTGGATTAGGCAAGGGTGGATCCGTCGGTACAGGTTTTTTCAAAGCTAATCTGCAAACTGCACAAACTAATTTTATTGCGGCGCTCGCACAATGTGAAGCGGCGCTCGAAATCTTTAGGGCGCAAAATGCTGGGCACCTAGTGACGATTTCTTCTATCAGCGCTGTACGAGGATTCCGCCGTGCGTTAACTGTGTATGCAGCTACTAAATCGGCACTAACATCATTAACTGAAGGTATCAGGATTGACGTGATGGATACGCCAATCAAAGTGAGTTGTATTCATCCTGGATTTATTCGCACCGAGATGAATGAAAAAGTAAAAACAGCACCTTTCATGATAGATGCTGAAGCGGGTTGTAAAGCGATAGTGAAAGCAATTAATAAAGAAAAAGCGAATAGTTATGTACCTAGTTACCCTTGGGCTATTATGCACTTATTACTACGTGTGGCGCCAACGCGTTTGATCCGCAGAATGAGTTAA
- a CDS encoding cbb3-type cytochrome c oxidase subunit II, whose product MEESISKSVMAFITITTVVVLFSFFVWVFPGFFFTNDLKEITTAKPYTALELAGRDVYMAEGCVACHTQMVRNLEPERKRYGRPNKMEDDVYEFNFLWSSQRTGPDLTNIGLKYTQGWHKQHLINPQAVVPASIMPQYPWLFEKQLNVGHVIASMKAMKKLGVPYTDTQIENSSSKVEGKTKGDALVAYLMSLGVDTREKGGDLN is encoded by the coding sequence ATGGAAGAGTCAATATCCAAGTCAGTAATGGCTTTTATCACTATCACGACAGTCGTGGTGTTATTTTCATTCTTTGTGTGGGTTTTCCCAGGGTTCTTCTTCACCAACGATCTTAAAGAAATAACGACAGCTAAACCATACACAGCCTTAGAGTTAGCTGGACGGGATGTGTATATGGCTGAAGGTTGCGTGGCATGCCATACCCAGATGGTTAGAAACTTGGAACCGGAAAGAAAAAGATACGGTCGTCCTAATAAAATGGAAGATGATGTTTATGAGTTTAACTTTTTGTGGAGCTCACAAAGAACTGGCCCTGATTTAACGAATATTGGTTTGAAGTACACACAAGGCTGGCACAAACAGCATCTCATCAATCCTCAGGCAGTTGTTCCAGCCTCAATCATGCCACAATATCCGTGGCTGTTTGAAAAGCAACTTAACGTTGGTCATGTTATTGCTTCAATGAAAGCGATGAAAAAACTAGGTGTGCCGTATACAGACACGCAAATTGAAAATTCATCAAGCAAAGTGGAAGGTAAAACAAAAGGTGATGCGCTTGTTGCTTACTTGATGAGTCTTGGCGTAGATACGCGTGAAAAAGGTGGGGATTTAAATTAA
- the yqfB gene encoding N(4)-acetylcytidine aminohydrolase, whose product MYSCITFFQRLERSILSGNKTATIRDKSDSHYLVGQMLDACTHEDNRKMCQIEILSIEYVTFSELNRAHANAEGLPFLFMLKWIVRKIYPTSNDLFFISFRVVTIDIL is encoded by the coding sequence ATGTATAGTTGTATAACATTTTTTCAACGGTTGGAACGTTCGATTCTATCGGGTAACAAGACCGCGACGATCCGCGATAAGTCCGATAGTCATTACTTAGTTGGTCAGATGTTAGATGCTTGTACTCACGAAGATAATCGGAAAATGTGTCAAATAGAAATACTGAGCATTGAATATGTGACGTTTAGTGAATTAAACCGTGCGCACGCCAATGCTGAAGGTTTACCGTTTTTGTTTATGCTTAAGTGGATAGTTCGAAAGATTTATCCGACTTCAAATGATTTATTTTTCATAAGTTTCAGAGTTGTAACTATCGATATCTTATAA
- the ccoP gene encoding cytochrome-c oxidase, cbb3-type subunit III has protein sequence MNILSSVLSIIFFFIMVAVIYSQFRKTKTADSNKTVEQFDGIDEKDAPIPKVFFVAYLIAFIGAIVYVLLYPSLASWKGFIGWTENDDAYVAKSIDINNNINAIINANTDEQVFTLLQKDPLVLQSGKSLFGDNCSACHGQDAKGQYNYPSLVDKDWLYGGSPQDVYTTIHNGRKGKMPAWKGVLSGKDIDELTQYVSELNKGPFKSNALFDANCSSCHGKEAQGSHSVGAPNLTNDIWLHGSTNADIKRNIENGMYNEMPDFGQRLSRNQILSLTSYIVSLQSEPQDNIDIMQANTYIFSRNEQQLPAVLTTCVACHGADGLGTLPGAPKLAGLKQAYIYNQLHLFVSGLRKNATMQNIVADLDVKDKLLAASYFSSLDSPAISKITPEKSADGIIKDPTERLIFQGDWQRAIPACSTCHGQETQGSPSFPRLAGQSSDYLEKQLFDWRTGDRTGDQGHMMQNVVNKLTDDEIKSLSKYLSKMK, from the coding sequence ATGAACATATTATCAAGCGTACTATCGATTATCTTCTTTTTTATCATGGTTGCCGTTATTTATTCACAGTTCCGTAAGACCAAAACTGCAGACAGTAATAAAACAGTAGAGCAATTTGATGGAATAGATGAAAAAGATGCACCAATTCCTAAGGTTTTCTTTGTTGCGTATCTTATTGCGTTTATAGGCGCAATTGTTTACGTCCTTCTATACCCAAGTTTAGCTTCTTGGAAAGGGTTTATCGGTTGGACCGAGAACGATGACGCGTATGTAGCTAAATCAATTGATATAAACAATAACATTAACGCAATAATCAACGCGAATACCGATGAACAAGTCTTTACGCTGTTACAAAAAGATCCGCTTGTTTTGCAGAGTGGTAAATCGTTATTTGGTGATAATTGTTCTGCTTGTCATGGTCAGGATGCTAAGGGGCAATATAACTACCCGAGTTTAGTTGATAAAGATTGGTTATACGGCGGCTCACCTCAAGATGTCTATACGACCATACATAATGGACGTAAGGGTAAAATGCCAGCTTGGAAAGGTGTACTGAGCGGTAAAGACATAGATGAGCTTACCCAGTATGTGTCTGAGCTAAATAAAGGACCATTTAAAAGCAATGCGCTTTTCGATGCTAATTGTTCATCATGTCACGGTAAAGAGGCTCAAGGTTCACATAGCGTAGGAGCCCCTAACTTAACGAATGATATCTGGCTTCATGGTTCAACCAATGCTGATATCAAACGTAATATTGAGAATGGCATGTATAACGAAATGCCTGATTTTGGTCAACGCCTTAGCAGAAATCAAATATTGTCTTTAACCTCTTATATTGTGTCCCTACAGAGTGAACCACAAGATAATATCGATATTATGCAAGCGAACACTTATATCTTCTCTCGAAACGAACAGCAATTGCCGGCAGTGCTAACGACTTGTGTGGCCTGTCATGGCGCAGATGGTCTTGGTACTTTACCTGGAGCGCCTAAGTTAGCAGGATTAAAGCAAGCGTATATCTATAACCAATTACACTTGTTTGTATCTGGTTTAAGAAAAAATGCAACGATGCAAAATATAGTTGCCGACTTAGATGTGAAAGACAAGTTACTTGCTGCTAGCTATTTCAGTTCACTCGATTCACCGGCGATAAGTAAAATTACCCCAGAGAAATCAGCTGACGGTATCATCAAAGATCCTACTGAGCGCCTGATATTTCAAGGTGATTGGCAACGCGCTATTCCTGCTTGTTCTACTTGTCATGGTCAAGAAACGCAAGGTAGCCCATCATTTCCAAGATTGGCAGGTCAATCATCTGACTATTTAGAGAAACAATTATTTGACTGGCGAACAGGCGATAGAACCGGTGATCAAGGTCATATGATGCAAAACGTCGTTAACAAGCTAACAGATGATGAAATTAAATCCCTGTCGAAATATTTATCAAAAA
- a CDS encoding GNAT family N-acetyltransferase has protein sequence MSYSKRFKELDKSKHDRASFDCGEKELNDFIQTQAAKHMQAGISRTLVLPASAPLPNKKYPICSFYSIAPSSISRDTLPQAMAKKLPRYPIPVFLLAQLAVHKEFHGSGLGKVSLIKALEYLWEINSHMRAYAIVVDCLTEQAESFYAKYGFDVLCEINGRVRMFISMKTVNQLFT, from the coding sequence GTGAGTTATTCCAAACGTTTCAAAGAACTGGATAAATCAAAACATGACAGAGCATCATTTGACTGTGGCGAAAAAGAGCTAAATGATTTTATCCAAACTCAAGCAGCCAAACATATGCAAGCAGGTATTAGCCGCACTCTGGTTTTACCTGCTTCTGCGCCGTTACCAAACAAAAAATATCCAATTTGCTCATTTTATAGTATCGCGCCAAGCTCAATTAGCCGCGATACGTTACCACAAGCAATGGCTAAAAAGTTACCACGTTATCCTATCCCTGTTTTTCTTTTGGCTCAACTTGCCGTCCATAAAGAGTTTCATGGGAGTGGGTTAGGCAAAGTTAGCTTAATTAAAGCGTTAGAGTACCTTTGGGAAATTAACTCTCACATGAGAGCTTACGCCATCGTTGTTGATTGTTTAACTGAACAAGCTGAGTCATTCTACGCTAAATATGGTTTCGACGTTCTCTGCGAAATAAATGGTCGAGTAAGAATGTTCATATCAATGAAAACAGTCAATCAGTTATTCACTTAA
- a CDS encoding cbb3-type cytochrome c oxidase subunit I: MYENEEKLTKAFVIAAIIWGVIGMCMGLMAALQLYLPQLNFANEYINFGKIRPLHTNAIIFGLVCNFIIGLSLYIVAKTSVVNLVSKGLSWFLFWGWQITLVIGLISIALGYTSTKEYAEFEWPIDIAIVVLWLTFGYIFFGTLAKRKTKHIFVSNWFSGGVIIVIGLIYLINNLAIPVYAFKGYSIFSGASDALVQWWWGHNAVGFLLTAGFVGTNYYFIPKLVNRPIYSYRLSLITFWGLIGFYTWAGTHHLLFTSVPSWIQNIGVVMSILLWIPSWAGAFNAWMTCTSNKEELKTNPVVWFFLSSIAYYALATFEGPLMAIRWFNMIAHNTSWVIGHVHSGALGWVGMTCIATFYYFIPKLYKKELYSYGLVKVHFVLAHIGVLFYIVSLWIGGIGQGVKSLSLTESGSLTYSFVDILRFMEPYMLGRAIGGALFILGMLVMVYNLIMTVNKPQKVVIEGAY; the protein is encoded by the coding sequence ATGTATGAAAATGAAGAAAAACTAACGAAAGCATTTGTTATTGCCGCCATAATTTGGGGCGTTATAGGCATGTGCATGGGTTTAATGGCAGCTCTGCAGCTATATCTACCGCAATTGAATTTTGCTAATGAGTATATAAATTTCGGGAAAATAAGACCCTTGCATACTAACGCCATCATTTTTGGGTTGGTTTGTAACTTTATTATCGGTCTGTCGTTATACATAGTGGCAAAAACATCAGTCGTGAATCTAGTATCCAAAGGTTTATCGTGGTTCTTGTTCTGGGGTTGGCAGATAACATTGGTAATCGGCCTTATCTCAATCGCTTTAGGGTATACATCAACCAAAGAATACGCTGAATTTGAGTGGCCAATTGATATCGCTATTGTGGTTCTCTGGTTAACGTTTGGATATATCTTTTTTGGAACGCTAGCGAAAAGAAAAACAAAGCATATATTTGTTTCAAACTGGTTCAGTGGCGGTGTCATTATTGTTATCGGCTTAATTTACTTGATAAACAATTTAGCCATTCCCGTGTATGCATTTAAAGGTTATTCAATATTTTCTGGTGCGAGTGATGCGCTTGTACAGTGGTGGTGGGGACATAATGCAGTTGGCTTCTTATTGACAGCTGGCTTTGTAGGTACCAACTACTATTTCATTCCCAAGTTAGTTAATAGACCCATTTATTCATATCGACTGTCTTTAATTACTTTTTGGGGTCTAATCGGCTTTTATACTTGGGCTGGTACACACCATTTACTCTTTACATCCGTTCCATCTTGGATTCAAAATATTGGCGTAGTGATGTCTATTTTATTATGGATCCCGTCATGGGCTGGCGCATTTAACGCTTGGATGACGTGTACTTCCAATAAAGAAGAATTGAAAACAAATCCCGTTGTCTGGTTTTTCTTATCGTCAATTGCCTATTACGCATTAGCAACGTTTGAAGGGCCTCTTATGGCTATCAGATGGTTCAATATGATAGCTCACAATACCAGTTGGGTTATCGGACACGTTCACTCTGGGGCGTTAGGTTGGGTTGGCATGACGTGTATAGCAACCTTCTACTATTTCATTCCTAAGCTATACAAAAAAGAACTCTACTCATATGGCTTAGTTAAGGTGCATTTTGTACTCGCTCACATAGGCGTACTGTTCTACATAGTCTCCCTGTGGATAGGGGGTATAGGTCAAGGTGTTAAATCGTTAAGCCTCACTGAGTCTGGTTCTCTGACTTATTCGTTTGTTGATATTTTACGATTTATGGAACCTTATATGCTCGGACGTGCAATTGGCGGGGCGCTGTTTATCTTGGGTATGTTAGTGATGGTATATAACCTCATCATGACGGTGAACAAACCACAAAAAGTAGTTATTGAAGGAGCATATTAA
- a CDS encoding DUF1778 domain-containing protein: protein MATARLDIRLDEEIKAKAEKASALLGLKSLTEYVVRLMDEDSTKVVSEHESITVEANVFDQFMAACDEAKAPNKALLEAAVFTQNGEFK, encoded by the coding sequence ATGGCTACTGCAAGACTTGATATCCGTTTGGATGAAGAAATCAAAGCTAAGGCTGAGAAAGCATCAGCTTTACTCGGCTTAAAAAGTTTAACCGAATACGTTGTTCGCTTAATGGACGAAGATTCAACTAAAGTAGTTTCTGAGCATGAGAGTATTACCGTTGAAGCGAATGTATTCGACCAATTTATGGCTGCTTGTGATGAAGCGAAAGCCCCAAATAAAGCATTACTTGAAGCCGCTGTATTTACTCAGAATGGTGAGTTTAAGTGA
- a CDS encoding protein adenylyltransferase SelO, whose amino-acid sequence MNNRQPKKTSSTISTLNELATLANYSLMDTLNCDPDATENGDDHAPRQVFTGHYVPVKPTPIKDPEYVAHSKNLFSELGFADSMAESADFVRMFSGDMSGVPVPMRQVGWASGYALSIYGTEYTQQCPFQTGNGYGDGRAISVLETLIKGQRWEMQLKGGGRTPYCRGADGRAVLRSSIREFLAQDHMHALGVPTSRSLSLYVSKTETVKRPWYSQGSRSENPDMLISEAVAISTRVAPSFIRVGQLELFARRSRSNEHPKAMEELEKIVLHLIDREYADVIDTQLATPEKIVLLAREFRGRLTSMVANWIRVGFCQGNFNSDNCAAGGFTLDYGPFGFCDVFNPYYQPWTGGGNHFSFMNQPNAAQRNFDMFCSALRPLLVSHQQDLLAFDEIQSEFLAVMDTKMKAMWATKLGLINLKTESDKALCNVLIKELQTLMMQAPVDYTIFFRELSSIPDDIGPLKKSFYSNLYNDAADDPDTLALEKYWIEWLEKWQMLLNSTCDAKGISSRASEDIAMQMKLVNPKYVLREWFVMPAYQQATAGDYSLIQELQAVMTQPYAEQSKELEDKYYRLKPLEFFEVGGLSHLSCSS is encoded by the coding sequence ATGAATAATCGACAGCCTAAGAAAACCTCTTCGACTATATCGACGCTCAACGAATTAGCGACGTTAGCAAACTATTCACTCATGGACACGCTAAACTGTGATCCTGATGCGACAGAAAACGGCGACGATCACGCGCCGAGACAAGTCTTTACGGGTCATTATGTTCCCGTAAAACCGACTCCAATCAAAGACCCTGAATATGTAGCGCATAGCAAAAATTTATTTTCTGAACTTGGCTTTGCCGACAGTATGGCTGAGTCCGCTGATTTTGTCCGGATGTTCTCTGGTGATATGTCAGGGGTTCCAGTACCAATGCGCCAGGTAGGTTGGGCGAGTGGCTATGCACTTTCCATTTATGGCACCGAGTACACCCAACAGTGCCCGTTCCAAACTGGTAACGGATATGGAGACGGACGTGCAATTTCAGTGCTTGAGACCCTCATCAAGGGTCAACGCTGGGAAATGCAGCTGAAAGGCGGTGGTCGTACACCATATTGCCGCGGCGCAGACGGTCGCGCTGTTTTACGGTCTAGTATTCGCGAGTTCTTGGCTCAAGATCACATGCATGCGCTCGGGGTACCTACATCACGGTCTTTAAGTCTGTACGTTTCAAAAACGGAGACAGTTAAGCGACCTTGGTACTCACAGGGCTCGCGTTCAGAGAATCCCGACATGCTTATATCTGAAGCTGTCGCTATCTCGACGCGTGTTGCACCGTCGTTCATCCGTGTTGGTCAACTCGAACTTTTCGCGCGCCGCAGCCGTAGTAATGAACACCCGAAAGCGATGGAAGAACTCGAGAAGATTGTGCTGCACTTGATCGATCGTGAATACGCTGACGTTATCGATACGCAGCTAGCCACTCCAGAAAAAATCGTGTTGCTGGCTCGCGAGTTTCGTGGCCGCCTTACCTCAATGGTTGCGAATTGGATCCGTGTTGGATTTTGCCAAGGTAACTTTAACAGTGATAACTGCGCAGCCGGTGGTTTTACACTTGATTATGGTCCCTTTGGTTTTTGTGATGTGTTTAATCCGTATTATCAACCTTGGACGGGGGGGGGTAATCACTTCTCGTTCATGAACCAACCAAATGCAGCACAACGAAATTTCGATATGTTTTGTTCGGCGTTACGGCCGTTACTGGTATCTCATCAGCAGGATTTGCTCGCGTTTGACGAGATCCAAAGTGAATTTTTAGCAGTAATGGATACGAAAATGAAGGCGATGTGGGCTACTAAATTGGGTCTTATTAATTTGAAGACTGAGTCTGATAAAGCACTGTGTAACGTACTCATCAAAGAGCTACAAACACTCATGATGCAAGCACCTGTTGATTACACTATTTTCTTCCGCGAACTATCCTCAATTCCTGACGATATTGGCCCACTGAAGAAAAGTTTTTACAGTAATCTATACAATGATGCAGCGGATGATCCAGATACCTTAGCGTTAGAAAAATACTGGATTGAGTGGCTCGAAAAATGGCAAATGCTCCTTAACAGTACTTGTGACGCGAAAGGTATCTCGTCCCGAGCCAGTGAGGACATCGCTATGCAGATGAAACTCGTCAACCCTAAATACGTTTTGCGAGAATGGTTCGTGATGCCGGCTTATCAGCAAGCCACTGCGGGTGATTATTCTCTCATTCAAGAGCTGCAGGCCGTAATGACACAGCCATATGCAGAGCAGTCGAAGGAGCTAGAGGATAAATACTATCGATTGAAACCGCTTGAGTTCTTTGAGGTAGGTGGATTGTCCCATCTTAGTTGCTCGTCGTGA
- the bla gene encoding class A beta-lactamase: protein MLNTTKNIFLCTALLLTSASTTATTLNNSISAIEQRISGRIGVAVLDTQNKQTWAYNGDAHFPMMSTFKTLACAKMLSESTNGNLDPSTSSLIKAEELIPWSPVTKTFVNNTITVAKACEATMLTSDNTAANIVLQYIGGPQGVTAFLREIGDEESQLDRIEPELNEAKVGDLRDTTTPKAIVTTLNKLLLGDVLLDLDKNQLKTWMQNNKVSDPLLRSILPQGWFIADRSGAGGNGSRGITAMLWHSERQPLIISIYLTETELAMAMRNEIIVEIGKLIFKEYAVK, encoded by the coding sequence ATGTTAAACACAACAAAGAATATATTCTTGTGTACTGCCTTATTATTAACGAGTGCGAGTACGACAGCTACTACGCTAAACAATTCGATATCAGCAATTGAACAACGTATTTCTGGTCGTATCGGTGTGGCTGTTTTAGATACGCAAAATAAACAAACGTGGGCTTACAATGGTGATGCACATTTTCCGATGATGAGTACATTCAAAACCCTCGCTTGCGCGAAAATGCTAAGTGAATCGACAAATGGTAATCTGGATCCCAGTACTAGCTCATTGATAAAGGCTGAAGAATTAATCCCTTGGTCACCAGTCACTAAAACGTTTGTGAATAACACTATTACAGTGGCGAAAGCGTGTGAAGCAACAATGCTGACCAGTGATAATACCGCGGCTAATATTGTTTTACAGTATATCGGAGGCCCTCAAGGCGTTACTGCATTCTTGCGAGAAATTGGTGATGAAGAGAGTCAGTTAGATCGTATAGAACCTGAATTGAATGAAGCTAAGGTCGGAGACTTGCGTGATACCACGACACCGAAAGCCATAGTTACCACGCTCAACAAACTACTACTTGGTGATGTTCTACTTGATTTGGATAAAAACCAACTTAAAACATGGATGCAAAATAATAAAGTGTCAGATCCTTTACTGCGTTCTATATTACCGCAAGGCTGGTTTATTGCCGACCGCTCAGGTGCGGGTGGTAATGGTTCTCGAGGTATAACTGCTATGCTTTGGCACTCCGAGCGTCAACCGCTAATCATCAGTATTTATTTAACCGAAACTGAGTTAGCAATGGCAATGCGCAATGAGATTATTGTTGAGATCGGTAAGCTGATATTCAAAGAATACGCGGTGAAATAA
- a CDS encoding PfaD family polyunsaturated fatty acid/polyketide biosynthesis protein — protein MSSLGFNNNNAINWAWKVDPASVHTQDAEIKAALMDLTKPLYVANNSGVTGIANHTSVAGAISNNIDVDVLAFAQKLNPEDLGDDAYKKQHGVKYAYHGGAMANGIASVELVVALGKAGLLCSFGAAGLVPDAVEDAIRRIQAELPNGPYAVNLIHAPAEEALERGAVERFLKLGVKTVEASAYLGLTEHIVWYRAAGLTKNADGSVNIGNKVIAKVSRTEVGRRFMEPAPQKLLDKLLEQNKITPEQAALALLVPMADDITGEADSGGHTDNRPFLTLLPTIIGLRDEVQAKYNFSPALRVGAGGGIGTPEAALAAFNMGAAYIVLGSVNQACVEAGASEYTRKLLSTVEMADVTMAPAADMFEMGVKLQVLKRGSMFAMRAKKLYDLYVAYDSIEDIPAAEREKIEKQIFRANLDEIWDGTIAFFTERDPEMLARATSSPKRKMALIFRWYLGLSSRWSNTGEKGREMDYQIWAGPSLGAFNSWVKGSYLEDYTRRGAVDVALHMLKGAAYLQRVNQLKLQGVSLSTELASYRTSD, from the coding sequence ATGTCGAGTTTAGGTTTTAACAATAACAACGCAATTAACTGGGCTTGGAAAGTAGATCCAGCGTCAGTTCATACACAAGATGCAGAAATTAAAGCAGCTTTAATGGATCTAACTAAACCTCTCTATGTGGCGAATAATTCAGGCGTAACTGGTATAGCTAATCATACGTCAGTAGCAGGTGCGATCAGCAATAACATCGATGTTGATGTATTGGCGTTTGCGCAAAAGTTAAACCCAGAAGATCTGGGTGATGATGCTTACAAGAAACAGCACGGCGTTAAATATGCTTATCATGGCGGTGCGATGGCAAATGGTATTGCCTCGGTTGAATTGGTTGTTGCGTTAGGTAAAGCAGGGCTGTTATGTTCATTTGGTGCTGCAGGTCTAGTGCCTGATGCGGTTGAAGATGCAATTCGTCGTATTCAAGCTGAATTACCAAATGGCCCTTATGCGGTTAACTTGATCCATGCACCAGCAGAAGAAGCATTAGAGCGTGGCGCGGTTGAACGTTTCCTAAAACTTGGCGTCAAGACGGTAGAGGCTTCAGCTTACCTTGGTTTAACTGAACACATTGTTTGGTATCGTGCTGCTGGTCTAACTAAAAACGCAGATGGCAGTGTTAATATCGGTAACAAGGTTATCGCTAAAGTATCGCGTACCGAAGTTGGTCGCCGCTTTATGGAACCTGCACCGCAAAAATTACTGGATAAGTTATTAGAACAAAATAAGATCACCCCTGAACAAGCTGCTTTAGCGTTGCTTGTACCTATGGCTGATGATATTACTGGGGAAGCGGATTCTGGTGGTCATACAGATAACCGTCCGTTTTTAACATTATTACCGACGATTATTGGTCTGCGTGATGAAGTGCAAGCGAAGTATAACTTCTCTCCTGCATTACGTGTTGGTGCTGGTGGTGGTATCGGAACGCCTGAAGCAGCACTCGCTGCATTTAACATGGGCGCGGCTTATATCGTTCTGGGTTCTGTGAATCAGGCGTGTGTTGAAGCGGGTGCATCTGAATATACTCGTAAACTGTTATCGACAGTTGAAATGGCTGATGTGACTATGGCACCTGCTGCAGATATGTTTGAAATGGGTGTGAAGCTGCAAGTATTAAAACGCGGTTCTATGTTCGCGATGCGTGCGAAGAAACTGTATGACTTGTATGTGGCTTATGACTCGATTGAAGATATCCCAGCTGCTGAACGTGAGAAGATTGAAAAACAAATCTTCCGTGCAAACCTAGACGAGATTTGGGATGGCACTATCGCTTTCTTTACTGAACGCGATCCAGAAATGCTAGCCCGTGCAACGAGTAGTCCTAAACGTAAAATGGCACTTATCTTCCGTTGGTATCTTGGCCTTTCTTCACGCTGGTCAAACACAGGCGAGAAGGGACGTGAAATGGATTATCAGATTTGGGCAGGCCCAAGTTTAGGTGCATTCAACAGCTGGGTGAAAGGTTCTTACCTTGAAGACTATACCCGCCGTGGCGCTGTAGATGTTGCTTTGCATATGCTTAAAGGTGCTGCGTATTTACAACGTGTAAACCAGTTGAAATTGCAAGGTGTTAGCTTAAGTACAGAATTGGCAAGTTATCGTACGAGTGATTAA